One window from the genome of Streptomyces sp. NBC_00708 encodes:
- a CDS encoding MarR family transcriptional regulator produces the protein MAAHGQAPDDPPTAPDRDDVDAVTRAVLTASRLLVAVSARSLAAVEDRVTLPQFRLLVVLSTHGDAKLVTLAERLGVNPSTAMRMLDRLIAAGLAERQVNPANRRETVLRVTPEGHRLVEEVTAGRRREVATIVERLAPGQRAALIDALRAFTEAGGEAAAPAEGADAYPLGWTPELPAGQGA, from the coding sequence ATGGCCGCGCACGGACAGGCACCCGATGACCCACCGACCGCCCCGGACCGGGACGACGTCGACGCGGTGACCCGCGCGGTGCTGACCGCGTCGAGACTGCTGGTGGCCGTGTCGGCCCGGTCGCTCGCGGCGGTCGAGGACCGGGTGACGCTGCCCCAGTTCCGGCTGCTCGTGGTGCTCTCCACGCACGGCGACGCCAAGCTGGTCACGCTCGCCGAGCGCCTCGGCGTCAACCCGTCGACCGCGATGCGCATGCTGGACCGGCTGATCGCGGCGGGCCTCGCGGAGCGCCAGGTCAACCCGGCCAACCGTCGCGAGACGGTGTTGCGCGTGACGCCCGAGGGCCACCGGCTGGTCGAGGAGGTCACGGCCGGCCGCCGCCGGGAGGTCGCCACGATCGTCGAACGCCTCGCGCCCGGACAGCGCGCCGCGCTGATCGACGCGCTGCGGGCGTTCACCGAGGCGGGCGGCGAGGCGGCGGCCCCGGCCGAGGGCGCGGACGCCTACCCGCTGGGCTGGACCCCGGAGCTCCCGGCGGGCCAGGGCGCGTAA
- a CDS encoding nitroreductase family deazaflavin-dependent oxidoreductase: MTHEPAATPAPRRPDPPTGWRRAAFRLPVHLFRMGLGPLFGGRLLLLVHTGRVSGLPRRTAVEVVEEGTHEGRACWTVASGFGPGADWFRNLERTPHATVQAGRRFHAVTAQVLTAEEGGELMVRYAPRHPRVARRLCAYMGFTVDGGTEDYRRVGESIPFVRLTEGARR, encoded by the coding sequence GTGACGCATGAACCCGCGGCTACGCCCGCTCCCCGGCGCCCGGACCCGCCGACCGGCTGGCGGCGTGCCGCCTTCCGGCTGCCCGTCCACCTGTTCCGCATGGGGCTCGGGCCGCTCTTCGGGGGCCGGCTGCTGCTGCTCGTCCACACCGGACGGGTCTCGGGCCTGCCGCGCCGCACCGCCGTCGAGGTCGTCGAGGAGGGCACCCACGAGGGCCGGGCATGCTGGACGGTGGCGTCCGGCTTCGGCCCCGGCGCCGACTGGTTCCGCAATCTGGAGCGCACTCCGCACGCCACGGTGCAGGCCGGCCGCCGGTTCCACGCGGTGACCGCGCAGGTGCTGACCGCCGAGGAGGGCGGCGAGCTGATGGTGCGGTACGCGCCCCGCCACCCCAGGGTCGCCCGCCGGCTCTGCGCGTACATGGGTTTCACGGTGGACGGCGGTACGGAGGACTACCGGCGGGTGGGCGAGTCCATCCCGTTCGTCCGGCTGACGGAGGGTGCGAGGCGCTGA
- a CDS encoding MFS transporter, protein MAREAGPREAGTRKAPREPGPSHRWWVLGVIGLAQLMVVLDATIVNIALPSAQQDLGFSDGNRQWIVTAYALAFGSLLLLGGRIADLVGRRVVFLTGLVGFAVASAIGGAAPSFEILVLARALQGLFGALLAPAALSLLTTTFTVPKERAKAFGIYGAIAGAGGAVGLLLGGVLTEYLDWRWCLYVNLLFAFVAFIGGWRLLAAGAPADRPGLDIPGTVLVSAGLFCIVYGFSEAESHAWSSPLTWGFLVVGALLVAAFAWWQTRAAHPLLPLRVVLDRDRAASFLAMFISGGGMFGVFLFLTYYLQKSLGYSPVSTGLAFIPMVACMIVSSMTTTNVLVPRLGAKPIVPTGMGIAAAAMVWLTALDLTSSYAAHVLPPTLCLGIGLGMVFATAMNLATAGVGARDAGVASAMVNTSQQVGGSIGTALLNTLATSAATNYLVGRRPTPSVAAQAQLESYSTAYWWSAGFFALGLLVTLFLYRPGAPRPHLVEEPEPVRA, encoded by the coding sequence ATGGCCCGTGAAGCAGGCCCCCGAGAGGCAGGCACCCGAAAGGCCCCCCGTGAGCCGGGCCCGTCCCATCGCTGGTGGGTGCTCGGGGTCATCGGTCTGGCCCAGCTGATGGTGGTGCTCGACGCGACGATCGTGAACATCGCGCTGCCCTCCGCCCAGCAGGACCTCGGCTTCAGCGACGGCAACCGCCAGTGGATCGTGACGGCGTACGCCCTCGCCTTCGGCTCACTGCTGCTGCTCGGCGGACGCATCGCGGACCTGGTGGGCCGCCGGGTGGTCTTCCTGACCGGCCTGGTCGGCTTCGCGGTCGCCTCCGCGATCGGCGGCGCCGCCCCGAGCTTCGAGATCCTGGTGCTGGCCCGCGCGTTGCAGGGCCTGTTCGGGGCGCTGCTCGCCCCGGCGGCGCTGTCGCTGCTCACCACGACGTTCACCGTGCCGAAGGAACGCGCCAAGGCGTTCGGGATCTACGGCGCGATCGCCGGGGCGGGCGGTGCGGTGGGACTGCTGCTCGGCGGAGTGCTCACCGAGTACCTGGACTGGCGCTGGTGCCTCTACGTCAACCTCCTCTTCGCGTTCGTGGCGTTCATCGGTGGCTGGCGGCTGCTCGCCGCCGGTGCGCCGGCCGACCGCCCGGGGCTGGACATCCCGGGGACCGTGCTGGTCTCGGCCGGTCTGTTCTGCATCGTGTACGGATTCTCGGAGGCCGAGTCCCATGCCTGGAGTTCGCCGCTGACGTGGGGGTTCCTGGTGGTGGGCGCGCTGCTCGTGGCGGCGTTCGCGTGGTGGCAGACCCGGGCGGCGCATCCGCTGCTGCCGCTGCGGGTGGTGCTGGACCGGGACCGGGCGGCGTCGTTCCTCGCCATGTTCATCTCCGGTGGCGGGATGTTCGGGGTCTTCCTCTTCCTCACGTACTACCTGCAGAAGAGCCTCGGCTATTCGCCGGTCTCCACCGGTCTCGCCTTCATCCCGATGGTCGCCTGCATGATCGTCTCGTCCATGACGACGACGAACGTGCTGGTGCCCCGGCTGGGTGCGAAGCCGATCGTGCCGACCGGGATGGGCATCGCGGCGGCCGCCATGGTGTGGCTGACCGCCCTGGACCTGACCAGCAGCTACGCCGCCCATGTGCTGCCGCCGACGCTCTGCCTGGGCATCGGCCTCGGCATGGTCTTCGCCACCGCGATGAACCTGGCCACCGCCGGGGTGGGGGCGCGGGACGCCGGGGTGGCCTCCGCGATGGTGAACACCAGTCAGCAGGTCGGCGGCTCCATCGGTACGGCCCTGCTCAACACCCTTGCCACCAGCGCCGCCACCAACTACCTGGTGGGCCGCAGGCCGACCCCGTCCGTCGCCGCCCAGGCCCAGCTGGAGAGCTACTCCACCGCGTACTGGTGGTCGGCGGGCTTCTTCGCCCTCGGGCTCCTCGTCACGCTGTTCCTCTACCGGCCCGGCGCACCCCGTCCGCATCTCGTGGAGGAACCGGAGCCGGTACGGGCCTGA
- a CDS encoding helix-turn-helix domain-containing protein produces the protein MAEPEIPGIFLEGYARILGEAAVSGRRLTREELETRRALGRQAAEAGHQLRALVRMHLAETRAAWPVPAPGAPPASVAASADSVLAAVEQVVDAFADGFERAQRLTVRREEAARREFIDDLLYGRSDLGRLAERATRFGLRLSRAHAVAVATGPEAYTETDQVPRHVESALLARFGGRKILLTSKDGRMVCIAPGSQPDVLRYFAKQAHAATDGGRVAVGRAHRGPGGVVQSYDEALDALDLADRMDLDDPVLYAADLLVYPVLTRDRQAMADLVRSELGPLQKARGGAEPLLRTLAVYFDAGCVAAETARRLSLSVRALTYRLERIHQLTGSDPSDPMHRYTLQTAVIGARLLDWPAKEV, from the coding sequence GTGGCGGAACCGGAGATTCCCGGCATCTTTCTGGAGGGATACGCCCGGATACTGGGCGAGGCGGCCGTCTCGGGGCGGCGCCTCACCCGCGAGGAGCTGGAGACCCGCCGCGCCCTGGGCCGGCAGGCCGCCGAGGCCGGGCACCAGCTCCGCGCCCTGGTCCGCATGCACCTCGCCGAGACCCGCGCCGCCTGGCCGGTCCCCGCCCCCGGCGCGCCCCCCGCATCGGTCGCCGCGTCCGCCGACAGCGTGCTGGCCGCGGTCGAGCAGGTGGTCGACGCCTTCGCCGACGGCTTCGAGCGCGCCCAGCGCCTCACCGTGCGCCGCGAGGAGGCGGCCCGGCGGGAGTTCATCGACGACCTGCTGTACGGGCGCAGCGACCTGGGCCGCCTCGCCGAACGGGCCACGCGCTTCGGGCTGCGCCTCTCCCGCGCCCACGCCGTCGCGGTCGCCACCGGCCCGGAGGCGTACACCGAGACCGACCAGGTCCCGCGCCACGTGGAGTCGGCGCTGCTGGCCCGGTTCGGCGGGCGCAAGATCCTGCTCACGTCGAAGGACGGCCGGATGGTGTGCATCGCGCCCGGCAGCCAGCCCGACGTCCTGCGCTACTTCGCGAAGCAGGCACACGCGGCGACCGACGGCGGCCGGGTGGCGGTGGGCCGCGCCCACCGGGGCCCCGGCGGGGTCGTCCAGTCGTACGACGAGGCGCTGGACGCGCTGGATCTGGCGGACCGGATGGACCTCGACGACCCCGTGCTGTACGCCGCCGACCTGCTGGTCTACCCGGTGCTGACCCGGGACCGGCAGGCCATGGCGGACCTCGTGCGCAGCGAGCTCGGCCCGCTCCAGAAGGCCAGGGGAGGCGCCGAACCGCTCCTGCGGACGCTCGCGGTGTACTTCGACGCGGGCTGTGTCGCCGCCGAGACCGCCCGCCGCCTCTCGCTGAGCGTCCGGGCCCTCACGTACCGGCTGGAACGCATTCACCAGCTGACCGGCTCCGACCCCTCCGACCCCATGCACCGCTACACCCTCCAGACCGCGGTGATCGGAGCCCGGCTGCTCGACTGGCCGGCCAAGGAGGTCTAG
- a CDS encoding flotillin family protein, whose translation MEAISLGLGLLIAVVLLIAVAVLLIVTRLFRKVEQGKALIISKTKKVDVTFTGAVVLPVLHKAESMDISVKTIEIRRTGREGLICQDNIRADIHITFFVRVNKTVEDVIKVAQAIGTERASDKVAIQEFFAAKFSEALKTVGKQLDFVDLYTKREEFRDRIIRVIGTDLNGYHLDDAAIDFLEQTPMAQLDGANILDAQGIRKITELTAIEHVRTNEFQRTEQKEITRQDVDARETILELERRQAEAEIKQRREVETLRAREEAVTARVQEEERLGAQAAFIKTEEQLGIQRENQAREIAVAQKNRERVIAVENERIEKDRMLEVIGRERETELNRIAATKEVEAERREVADVIRERIAVDRTVAEQEESIKTLRSVEESERTRKSVIIAAEAEAQEQLVKDIKAAEAAEAAATHRAAEQLTLAEARLKTADLDAQAKLRLAEGIQAESAAPGLADVQVRDAAAEVIEKTGLAEAEATSARLRAEAEGARLKALADAEGTQAQATADAAMIGEKLKAEAAGLTEKAAAMAALDDASRGHEEYRLRLAAEKEIRLAGLDVQRQVAEAQATVLATGLENADIDIVGGESVFFDRLVSSISMGKSLDGFVANSDTAQALAGPWLKGESSFTEDLTRVLSSVSTGDVQNLTVSALLMRMMASPSSGVGADQVRALLDHAKSLGIADVPVAGLAPAGLNGTPVG comes from the coding sequence ATGGAAGCCATCTCCTTGGGCCTCGGCCTGCTCATCGCCGTGGTCCTGCTCATCGCCGTAGCCGTGCTGCTGATCGTCACCCGGCTCTTCCGCAAGGTGGAACAGGGCAAGGCCCTGATCATCTCCAAGACCAAGAAGGTCGATGTGACCTTCACCGGCGCCGTCGTCCTTCCGGTGCTGCACAAGGCCGAGTCCATGGACATCTCGGTGAAGACCATCGAGATCCGCCGCACCGGGCGCGAGGGCCTGATCTGCCAGGACAACATCCGCGCCGACATCCACATCACGTTCTTCGTCCGGGTCAACAAGACCGTCGAGGACGTCATCAAGGTCGCCCAGGCGATCGGCACCGAGCGCGCCAGCGACAAGGTCGCCATCCAGGAGTTCTTCGCCGCGAAGTTCTCCGAGGCGCTCAAGACCGTCGGCAAGCAGCTGGACTTCGTCGACCTGTACACCAAGCGCGAGGAGTTCCGGGACCGGATCATCCGCGTCATCGGTACCGACCTGAACGGCTACCACCTCGACGACGCGGCGATCGACTTCCTGGAGCAGACGCCGATGGCGCAGCTCGACGGCGCCAACATCCTGGACGCCCAGGGCATCCGGAAGATCACCGAGCTGACCGCGATCGAGCACGTGCGCACCAACGAGTTCCAGCGCACCGAGCAGAAGGAGATCACCCGGCAGGACGTCGACGCCCGGGAGACCATCCTGGAGCTGGAGCGCCGGCAGGCCGAGGCCGAGATCAAGCAGCGCCGCGAGGTCGAGACGCTGCGGGCCCGCGAGGAGGCCGTGACCGCCCGGGTCCAGGAGGAGGAACGCCTCGGCGCCCAGGCCGCGTTCATCAAGACCGAGGAGCAGCTGGGCATCCAGCGGGAGAACCAGGCCCGCGAGATCGCCGTCGCGCAGAAGAACCGCGAGCGGGTCATCGCCGTGGAGAACGAGCGCATCGAGAAGGACCGGATGCTGGAGGTCATCGGGCGCGAGCGCGAGACCGAGCTGAACCGCATCGCCGCGACGAAGGAGGTCGAGGCGGAGCGCCGCGAGGTCGCCGACGTCATCCGCGAGCGCATCGCGGTGGACCGTACGGTCGCCGAGCAGGAGGAGTCCATCAAGACGCTGCGGTCGGTCGAGGAGTCCGAGCGCACCCGCAAGTCGGTCATCATCGCCGCCGAGGCCGAGGCGCAGGAGCAGCTGGTCAAGGACATCAAGGCGGCCGAGGCGGCGGAGGCCGCGGCCACCCACCGGGCGGCCGAGCAGCTCACGCTCGCCGAGGCCCGGCTGAAGACCGCCGACCTGGACGCCCAGGCGAAGCTGCGGCTGGCCGAGGGCATCCAGGCGGAGTCGGCGGCGCCCGGCCTCGCGGACGTCCAGGTGCGGGACGCGGCGGCGGAGGTGATCGAGAAGACGGGGCTCGCCGAGGCCGAGGCCACGTCCGCGCGGCTCCGGGCCGAGGCCGAGGGAGCCCGTCTCAAGGCCCTCGCGGACGCGGAGGGTACGCAGGCGCAGGCGACGGCCGACGCGGCGATGATCGGCGAGAAGCTGAAGGCGGAGGCCGCGGGCCTCACGGAGAAGGCGGCCGCGATGGCGGCGCTGGACGACGCGTCGCGCGGGCACGAGGAGTACCGGCTGCGGCTGGCCGCCGAGAAGGAGATCCGGCTCGCCGGTCTCGATGTGCAGCGGCAGGTCGCCGAGGCGCAGGCAACGGTCCTGGCCACGGGCCTGGAGAACGCGGACATCGACATCGTCGGCGGCGAGTCGGTCTTCTTCGACCGGCTGGTCTCGTCCATCTCGATGGGCAAGAGCCTGGACGGTTTCGTCGCGAACTCGGACACGGCGCAGGCGCTGGCCGGTCCGTGGCTGAAGGGCGAGTCCTCGTTCACGGAGGACCTGACGCGGGTGCTGTCGTCGGTGTCCACGGGCGATGTGCAGAACCTGACGGTGTCGGCGCTGCTGATGCGGATGATGGCTTCGCCGTCGTCCGGCGTCGGTGCGGACCAGGTCCGCGCGCTGCTCGACCACGCGAAGTCGCTGGGGATCGCTGATGTCCCGGTGGCCGGCCTGGCCCCGGCGGGCCTGAACGGTACGCCTGTCGGCTGA
- a CDS encoding DNA repair ATPase, whose translation MDPVTPPTAGDYDVLRRRLSTHATELARRATALNARRTEAFGSTGLRLLGSEQIRTARPSVPRDLVALGGELLFGFERGPGQQSEPAVDDVLALYAADLTPGTGAPLTDASFVREFDGLHRYFRDARLLRLRRTEGRLLAVFRTGETAKDIRVLRWALNPDGSPGAFLDARGERDHVFPPSHDFTWTTAGRESHVAGRHPHIALGTTAELYVDTLGGTLTVKTVNDTDTPDGIYEEPVTEPLQSLADAEVEYAELGPLVLLRVRPYKEEARRHLVFNALLGTVTRLDGIGPACQRLPEDQGIIFPGGFYLTTGEARTFDIAQPLTDPVFEEAVRSPNGEDVLYVFRSRQDGRSLLLPYNVIRQEVATPLQGRGHALLDDGTLVVLRDPVEGGDGGAARVHPLQRWQTSYVSDTYAASRPAGEGPLARVGNADLVRGISDCLALAHAASETTPTAAVYDRLVADCVRAGDRYHWLGDGELGGLAEPLAELRETARQVVAEFEAVQELTRQAADALTETADRITALVRRVRGEAPRTAAEWVDRLTGLRGAHGHLATLAEMRYADTERIAELTATTADDIEAAGRRAVAFLARDDAFAGYHEDIARLTEEAAELPSVTDAAALGERLAGMTDGLSTVTDVVAGLDIGDGVVRTSIMERIAEVLGAVNRARAVLDARRRSLADHEGRAEFAAESALLGQAVTAALAAAETPESCDEQLARLLLQLENLEARFAEFDDFLAELAERRTEVYEAFSARRQSLQDALARRTERLAESAARVLETVARRSAALPDADAVHTYFASDPMVAKIRRTAEELRGLGDTVRAEELDGQLLAARQEAGRALRDRSELYADGGSVIRLGRHRFAVNTQPFELTLVPQDDGLSFAVTGTDYRMPVTDPEFAATRPYWDQTLPSESPSVYRGEHLAARLLDEHGADRLAALDDAGLATLVRESAAAAYDEGHQRGVHDEDATAILAALLRLHAEAGLLRFPPAVRAAAQLFWAHGTDEARRTSWTRRARSLARARETFGLAPAIAALQEEWASEIGGESPRTVAAYLFEELAGGPEGFVTGASVRAFLDKFRHATGTSAYDDDLAALADDLPARRQLVEGWLTSYAGASGTEIDPGDLAEAVAVELCPEPLLARYEADAPLTETVDGLLGVHPRIERGRLTVRIDELLARTEEFRTAVVPGFRAYQRRRNSLVAAERTRLRLDDHRPRVMSAFVRNRLLDEVYLPLIGDSLAKQLSTADADRRTDSQGLLLLVSPPGYGKTTLMEYVADRLGLVLVKISGPNLGHDVTSLDPAQAGSATARQEIEKINFALEAGNNTLLYLDDIQHTSPELLQKFIPLCDATRRIEGVRDGEPRTYDLRGKRFAVCMAGNPYTESGARFQVPDMLANRADVWNLGEVLSGREDVFALSFVENALTANPVLAPLAGRSREDLALLLRLADADPTARPERLEHPYAPAEVDRITAVLRHLLRARDTVLAVNAAYIASAAQTDATRTEPPFRLQGSYRNMNRIAERIAPVMNDAELSAVVEDHYAGEAQTLTSGAETALLKLAALRGTLTPAQSERWAALCSSYVRTQALGGPEGDPMTRAVAALGLLADRIAAVETAIGRAADPRHLLARHPEDR comes from the coding sequence ATGGACCCCGTGACCCCTCCCACCGCCGGGGACTACGACGTCCTGCGGCGCCGCCTGAGCACCCACGCCACCGAACTCGCCCGCAGGGCCACCGCCCTCAACGCCCGCCGCACCGAGGCGTTCGGCTCCACCGGCCTCCGGCTGCTCGGCAGCGAGCAGATCCGCACCGCCCGCCCCTCCGTCCCCCGCGACCTCGTCGCGCTCGGCGGCGAGCTGCTGTTCGGGTTCGAGCGGGGGCCCGGCCAGCAGAGCGAACCCGCCGTCGACGACGTGCTCGCCCTGTACGCCGCCGATCTCACGCCCGGCACCGGCGCCCCGCTCACCGACGCCTCCTTCGTCCGTGAATTCGACGGACTGCACCGGTACTTCCGGGACGCGAGGCTGCTGCGGCTGCGCCGGACCGAGGGCCGCCTGCTGGCGGTCTTCCGTACCGGCGAGACCGCGAAGGACATCCGCGTCCTGCGCTGGGCGCTGAACCCCGACGGCTCCCCCGGCGCGTTCCTCGACGCGCGCGGCGAGCGCGACCACGTGTTCCCGCCGTCGCACGACTTCACCTGGACGACCGCCGGACGCGAGTCCCACGTCGCGGGCCGCCACCCGCACATCGCCCTCGGCACCACGGCCGAGCTGTACGTCGACACGCTCGGCGGCACGCTCACCGTGAAGACCGTCAACGACACGGACACCCCGGACGGGATCTACGAGGAGCCGGTGACCGAACCGCTCCAGTCGCTGGCGGACGCCGAGGTCGAGTACGCCGAGCTGGGCCCGCTGGTCCTGCTGCGCGTGCGCCCGTACAAGGAGGAGGCGAGGCGCCACCTCGTCTTCAACGCCCTGCTCGGGACCGTCACCCGGCTCGACGGGATCGGCCCGGCCTGTCAGCGGCTCCCGGAGGACCAGGGGATCATCTTCCCCGGCGGCTTCTACCTGACCACCGGCGAGGCCAGGACCTTCGACATCGCGCAGCCGCTCACGGACCCGGTCTTCGAGGAGGCCGTCCGCTCCCCGAACGGCGAGGACGTGCTCTACGTCTTCCGCTCCCGCCAGGACGGCCGGAGCCTGCTGCTGCCGTACAACGTGATCCGCCAGGAGGTCGCGACCCCGCTCCAGGGCCGGGGCCACGCGCTGCTCGACGACGGCACGCTGGTCGTGCTGCGCGACCCGGTGGAGGGCGGCGACGGGGGCGCGGCACGGGTCCATCCGTTGCAGCGCTGGCAGACCTCGTACGTCTCCGACACCTATGCCGCGTCCCGCCCGGCGGGCGAGGGTCCGCTCGCCCGGGTCGGCAACGCCGACCTCGTGCGCGGGATCTCCGACTGCCTCGCGCTCGCACACGCCGCGTCGGAGACGACGCCGACGGCCGCCGTGTACGACCGGCTGGTCGCGGACTGCGTACGGGCGGGCGACCGCTACCACTGGCTGGGCGACGGCGAACTGGGCGGCCTGGCCGAGCCATTGGCCGAGCTGCGGGAGACCGCGCGCCAGGTGGTCGCGGAGTTCGAGGCCGTCCAGGAACTGACCCGGCAGGCCGCCGACGCGCTCACCGAGACCGCCGACCGCATCACCGCCCTGGTCCGCCGGGTCCGCGGCGAGGCCCCGCGCACGGCCGCCGAGTGGGTCGACCGCCTGACCGGACTGCGCGGCGCTCACGGCCACTTGGCGACCCTGGCCGAGATGCGGTACGCGGACACCGAACGCATCGCGGAACTCACCGCCACCACCGCCGACGACATCGAGGCGGCCGGCCGCCGCGCGGTCGCCTTCCTGGCCAGGGACGACGCGTTCGCCGGCTACCACGAGGACATCGCCCGCCTCACCGAGGAGGCCGCCGAGCTGCCCTCGGTGACCGACGCCGCCGCGCTCGGGGAGCGGCTGGCCGGCATGACGGACGGCCTGAGCACGGTCACGGACGTCGTCGCCGGTCTCGACATCGGCGACGGCGTGGTCCGTACATCGATCATGGAGCGCATCGCGGAGGTGCTCGGCGCCGTCAACCGCGCCCGTGCCGTGCTCGACGCCCGTCGCCGCAGCCTGGCGGACCACGAGGGCCGGGCCGAGTTCGCCGCCGAGTCCGCGCTGCTCGGGCAGGCCGTGACGGCCGCGCTGGCCGCCGCCGAGACCCCGGAGTCCTGCGACGAGCAGCTGGCCAGGCTGCTGCTCCAGCTGGAGAACCTGGAGGCGCGGTTCGCGGAGTTCGACGACTTCCTGGCGGAGCTCGCCGAGCGCCGGACGGAGGTGTACGAGGCGTTCTCGGCGCGCAGGCAGAGCCTTCAGGACGCCCTGGCCCGCCGCACCGAGCGCCTGGCGGAGTCCGCCGCGCGCGTGCTGGAGACGGTCGCCCGCCGCAGCGCGGCCCTTCCGGACGCGGACGCCGTCCACACCTACTTCGCCTCCGACCCGATGGTCGCGAAGATCCGCCGGACCGCCGAGGAGCTGCGGGGGCTCGGGGACACCGTGCGCGCGGAGGAGCTGGACGGGCAGCTGCTCGCCGCCCGCCAGGAGGCGGGCCGGGCCCTGCGCGACCGCAGCGAGCTGTACGCGGACGGCGGGTCCGTGATCCGGCTGGGCCGGCACCGGTTCGCGGTGAACACCCAGCCGTTCGAGCTGACGCTGGTACCGCAGGACGACGGGCTCTCGTTCGCCGTCACCGGGACGGACTACCGGATGCCGGTGACCGATCCGGAGTTCGCCGCGACCCGCCCGTACTGGGACCAGACGCTGCCCTCCGAGTCCCCGTCCGTCTACCGGGGCGAGCACCTGGCCGCCCGCCTCCTCGACGAGCACGGCGCGGACCGGCTGGCCGCCCTGGACGACGCCGGACTCGCCACGCTCGTCCGGGAGTCGGCGGCAGCCGCGTACGACGAGGGCCATCAGCGCGGCGTCCACGACGAGGACGCGACCGCGATCCTGGCCGCGCTCCTGCGGCTGCACGCGGAGGCCGGACTCCTGCGCTTCCCGCCCGCTGTCCGGGCCGCCGCCCAGTTGTTCTGGGCCCACGGCACGGACGAGGCGCGCCGTACCTCCTGGACGCGCCGCGCCCGCTCGCTGGCCCGCGCCCGGGAGACCTTCGGCCTCGCCCCGGCGATCGCCGCGCTCCAGGAGGAGTGGGCGTCGGAGATCGGCGGCGAGAGCCCCCGGACCGTCGCCGCGTACCTCTTCGAGGAGCTGGCCGGCGGCCCCGAGGGTTTCGTGACCGGTGCCTCCGTCCGAGCGTTCCTGGACAAGTTCCGCCATGCGACCGGCACGTCGGCGTACGACGACGACCTCGCCGCGCTCGCGGACGACCTGCCGGCCCGGCGCCAGCTCGTGGAGGGCTGGCTCACCTCGTACGCCGGGGCGAGCGGCACCGAGATCGATCCGGGCGACCTGGCGGAGGCCGTCGCGGTGGAGCTGTGCCCGGAGCCGCTGCTCGCCCGCTACGAGGCCGATGCCCCGCTCACCGAGACCGTGGACGGGCTGCTGGGCGTCCACCCGCGCATCGAGCGCGGCCGGCTCACCGTACGGATCGACGAACTCCTCGCCCGCACCGAGGAGTTCCGCACCGCCGTCGTTCCCGGCTTCCGCGCCTACCAGCGGCGGCGGAACTCCCTGGTCGCCGCCGAGCGGACCCGGCTGCGGCTCGACGACCACCGGCCCCGGGTGATGTCCGCGTTCGTGCGCAACCGGCTGCTCGACGAGGTGTACCTGCCGCTGATCGGCGACAGCCTCGCCAAGCAGCTCTCCACCGCCGACGCCGACCGCCGCACCGACTCGCAGGGCCTGCTGCTGCTCGTCTCCCCGCCCGGCTACGGCAAGACGACGCTCATGGAGTACGTCGCCGACCGGCTCGGGCTCGTCCTCGTCAAGATCAGCGGGCCCAACCTGGGCCACGACGTGACCTCGCTGGACCCCGCGCAGGCGGGCAGCGCCACCGCGCGCCAGGAGATCGAGAAGATCAACTTCGCGCTGGAGGCGGGCAACAACACACTGCTCTACCTCGACGACATCCAGCACACCTCGCCGGAACTCCTCCAGAAGTTCATCCCGCTCTGCGACGCCACCCGCCGCATCGAAGGCGTGCGGGACGGCGAGCCGCGCACCTACGACCTGCGGGGCAAGCGGTTCGCCGTCTGCATGGCGGGCAACCCGTACACCGAGTCGGGCGCGCGCTTCCAGGTGCCCGACATGCTCGCCAACCGGGCCGATGTGTGGAACCTGGGCGAGGTGCTGTCCGGCCGCGAGGACGTCTTCGCGCTGAGCTTCGTCGAGAACGCGCTGACCGCCAACCCGGTCCTCGCCCCGCTCGCCGGCCGCTCCCGCGAGGACCTGGCGCTGCTGCTGCGGCTCGCCGACGCGGACCCCACGGCCCGCCCGGAACGGCTCGAACACCCCTACGCTCCCGCCGAGGTGGACCGGATCACCGCCGTCCTGCGCCATCTGCTGCGCGCCCGGGACACGGTGCTCGCGGTCAACGCCGCGTACATCGCGTCGGCCGCGCAGACGGACGCCACCCGCACCGAACCGCCGTTCCGGCTCCAGGGCTCGTACCGCAACATGAACCGGATCGCGGAGCGGATCGCGCCCGTGATGAACGACGCGGAGCTGTCCGCCGTCGTCGAGGACCACTACGCGGGCGAGGCGCAGACCCTCACCAGCGGGGCCGAGACGGCCCTGCTGAAGCTGGCCGCCCTGCGGGGCACGCTCACACCGGCCCAGAGCGAGCGCTGGGCCGCGCTCTGCTCCTCGTACGTCCGCACCCAGGCGCTCGGCGGGCCCGAGGGCGATCCGATGACCCGCGCCGTGGCCGCGCTCGGGCTGCTCGCGGACCGGATCGCGGCCGTCGAGACGGCGATCGGCCGCGCCGCCGATCCCCGGCACCTGCTGGCGCGGCACCCCGAGGACCGCTGA